The proteins below are encoded in one region of Tolumonas auensis DSM 9187:
- a CDS encoding phosphomannomutase/phosphoglucomutase — translation MGSFNCFKAYDIRGRLGEELDEDVAYRIGRAFVRYLSAHSVVVGGDVRLSSEPLKQALIQGLRDSGANVIDLGMTGTEEIYFATWFLGVDGGIEVTASHNPIDYNGMKLVREGSRPISGDTGLGEIRRMAEMIDYGPQAETPGSYRKESLLSAYVDHLMTYIDLENIQPTRLVVNSGNGAAGHVIDAIERVFISRNVPVEFIKIHHEPDGTFPHGIPNPLLPENRSDTERAVQAYGARMGIAWDGDFDRCFLFDEHGEFIEGYYIVGLLAESFLLKKPGASIIYDPRLTWNTEEIVADNGGIPVMSKTGHAFIKERMRAEDAIYGGEMSAHHYFRDFAYCDSGMIPWLLVLELLSVRGKPLSTLVEERIARFPSPGEINSHLSEPQHAIQRVLATYSNAARHIDYTDGISLTFDDWRFNLRSSNTEPVVRLNVESRGNVALMQEKTDEILTLLRQGG, via the coding sequence ATGGGATCATTTAATTGCTTTAAGGCCTACGATATTCGTGGGCGACTCGGTGAAGAGCTTGATGAAGATGTTGCTTATCGTATTGGTCGTGCTTTCGTCCGATACCTCAGTGCCCATTCGGTTGTAGTCGGTGGTGACGTCCGCCTTTCGAGTGAGCCTTTAAAACAAGCCTTGATCCAGGGGCTGCGTGACAGTGGTGCCAATGTCATCGATCTGGGTATGACCGGTACAGAAGAAATATATTTTGCTACCTGGTTTTTAGGTGTTGATGGCGGTATCGAAGTGACCGCATCCCACAATCCAATCGATTATAACGGAATGAAACTGGTCAGAGAGGGAAGTCGCCCGATCAGTGGTGATACCGGATTAGGCGAAATCCGGCGTATGGCTGAAATGATCGACTATGGTCCGCAAGCAGAAACTCCCGGGAGCTACCGCAAAGAGAGTTTGCTTTCTGCTTATGTTGATCACCTGATGACGTATATCGATCTCGAAAACATTCAGCCAACCCGACTGGTGGTCAACTCGGGTAATGGTGCTGCAGGGCATGTCATTGATGCAATTGAGCGTGTTTTCATCAGCCGGAACGTGCCGGTCGAGTTTATCAAGATCCATCATGAACCCGACGGTACCTTTCCGCATGGTATTCCTAATCCGCTGTTACCTGAAAATCGCAGCGATACCGAGCGGGCAGTTCAGGCGTATGGCGCCAGAATGGGCATTGCGTGGGATGGTGATTTCGACCGTTGCTTCCTGTTTGATGAACATGGCGAGTTCATCGAAGGTTATTACATTGTGGGCTTGCTGGCGGAAAGTTTCCTGCTCAAGAAACCGGGTGCCAGCATCATTTACGATCCCCGTCTGACCTGGAATACCGAAGAAATTGTCGCTGACAATGGTGGTATTCCGGTTATGTCAAAGACCGGGCATGCGTTTATTAAAGAACGGATGCGGGCAGAAGATGCCATTTATGGTGGTGAGATGAGCGCACATCATTACTTCCGCGATTTTGCTTACTGCGACAGTGGCATGATCCCATGGTTGTTAGTGCTGGAACTGCTTTCCGTCCGGGGCAAACCGCTCTCCACGCTGGTGGAGGAAAGGATCGCCCGTTTTCCATCCCCCGGTGAAATCAACAGCCATCTCAGCGAACCGCAACATGCCATACAGCGAGTATTGGCCACATACAGCAATGCCGCCCGGCACATCGATTACACCGATGGGATCAGTCTTACCTTTGATGACTGGCGATTTAATCTGCGTAGCTCAAATACCGAACCGGTTGTCCGGCTCAACGTTGAATCACGTGGCAACGTGGCGTTGATGCAGGAAAAAACCGATGAAATATTAACGCTGTTGCGTCAGGGAGGATGA
- the manA gene encoding mannose-6-phosphate isomerase, class I, with product MKMKEETFQAVWQAIGSESLQQPLWLKNSLQHYEWGTTDVLPWLLGIANPEQQPQAEVWVGAHPKAPSEVIFPEGSVMLDKLIDSQPHAVLGAHSITRFGPKLPFLFKILSARKALSIQVHPDLAQAQAGFAHEEAVGIPITAPERNYPDANHKPELLYALTPFYGLIGFRPIDEIVRLLTLAGEQQLLQWAEHLQKGRESALVPFYRWLLLLSHKEVTHLLSAISPSLQFNPEPTFTEIQRLAHEYPADSGVLAPLVLNLVSLVPGEAIFIPARTPHAYLRGTGIEVMACSDNVLRAGLTPKHISPGELLNTVIFQSMQPEIIRPAVVGMEQRFSVPVDDFELSIVRLQQGDHFPAGMSADAELLYCLKGEVSLTNELGESWLLAPATSVLLPAASTGWQLSGYGKIARVRIRPSLMH from the coding sequence ATGAAAATGAAGGAAGAAACATTTCAGGCGGTATGGCAGGCCATTGGCAGTGAATCACTGCAACAACCACTCTGGCTGAAAAATAGTTTGCAACACTATGAGTGGGGCACAACCGACGTTTTACCCTGGTTGCTGGGTATTGCCAATCCGGAGCAACAACCTCAGGCTGAGGTCTGGGTCGGGGCACATCCCAAGGCACCTTCAGAAGTTATTTTCCCTGAGGGCAGCGTCATGCTGGATAAACTGATCGACAGTCAACCCCATGCGGTACTGGGTGCGCATTCGATCACACGTTTCGGGCCAAAACTCCCGTTTTTATTCAAAATTCTCTCTGCCAGAAAGGCTCTGTCCATTCAGGTTCATCCTGACTTGGCTCAGGCACAAGCCGGGTTTGCGCATGAGGAGGCTGTTGGCATTCCGATTACCGCGCCAGAACGTAATTATCCGGATGCCAATCATAAGCCGGAGCTGCTGTATGCCTTGACCCCGTTTTACGGATTGATTGGTTTCCGGCCGATTGACGAAATAGTGCGTCTGTTAACGCTGGCCGGTGAACAGCAATTACTGCAATGGGCAGAGCATCTGCAAAAAGGGAGAGAATCTGCATTAGTTCCCTTTTATCGCTGGCTTTTGTTGTTATCACACAAAGAGGTTACACATTTACTGTCTGCCATATCACCCAGCCTGCAATTCAATCCGGAACCGACATTTACCGAGATCCAGCGACTGGCGCATGAATACCCGGCTGATAGCGGTGTTCTCGCTCCGCTGGTATTGAATCTGGTATCTCTGGTTCCGGGGGAGGCAATCTTCATTCCGGCCAGAACCCCGCATGCTTATTTGCGGGGTACGGGTATCGAAGTCATGGCCTGTTCCGACAATGTGCTGCGGGCCGGATTGACGCCAAAACATATCTCCCCCGGTGAGCTGCTGAACACAGTGATATTCCAGAGTATGCAACCAGAAATCATACGACCGGCAGTTGTTGGAATGGAACAACGCTTTTCTGTTCCGGTGGATGATTTTGAGTTGTCGATTGTGCGTCTGCAACAGGGGGATCATTTCCCTGCGGGTATGTCGGCCGATGCAGAGTTGCTCTATTGCCTGAAAGGTGAAGTTTCACTGACGAATGAACTCGGCGAGTCCTGGCTATTAGCACCGGCAACAAGTGTGTTATTGCCTGCCGCCAGTACAGGATGGCAATTAAGTGGTTATGGAAAGATAGCCCGAGTGCGTATCAGACCGTCGTTGATGCATTAA